A genome region from Nocardia sp. NBC_00565 includes the following:
- a CDS encoding RNA-guided endonuclease InsQ/TnpB family protein, producing the protein MSVVPVRLSGVDEVVRYSYRLRPGVQAERALVAEWDRCRFLWNEAVHQQKSGGRLTFGKLGKLLTEARGRTAWLRAGSQVAQQQTLRTYAQALDHSFKVKGRGRPTFKPRKKALPSLEYTVRGFSIRDGRLLLPKGVSIPVVWSRELPSEPTSVRVTRDSLGHWYASFVVRREVKTVPVAQGGVGIDWGVSTTATTTDTEFDLPFLGHRKRCAAELAKAQRRMARRRSGKRGPQSGGYQRAAREVAKLHKKAARQTRHDSRVWAKRVVAEHGLIAVEDFRPKFLAKSTMARKAADAAIGAALRELIERGVRAGRRVVLVQPAYTSMTCSDCFARAKRLELCERTFRCPDCGFTAGRDRNAARVILVVAERGHSSVEDVRQAGHLPRVGGSVAV; encoded by the coding sequence TTGTCGGTGGTGCCGGTTAGGTTGTCGGGTGTGGACGAGGTGGTTCGGTACAGCTACCGACTGCGCCCTGGCGTGCAGGCCGAGCGAGCGCTGGTCGCGGAGTGGGATAGATGCCGGTTTCTGTGGAATGAGGCTGTGCATCAACAGAAGTCGGGTGGGCGTCTCACCTTCGGCAAGCTCGGAAAGTTGCTCACCGAAGCGCGTGGCCGGACGGCGTGGTTGCGGGCCGGGTCGCAGGTCGCGCAACAGCAGACGCTGCGCACCTATGCGCAAGCCCTCGACCATTCGTTCAAGGTGAAGGGACGTGGCCGGCCGACGTTCAAACCACGTAAGAAGGCGCTGCCGTCGTTGGAATACACCGTGCGCGGGTTCAGCATCCGCGACGGCAGGCTGCTTTTGCCGAAAGGGGTTTCCATCCCGGTCGTGTGGTCGCGGGAACTGCCATCCGAACCCACGTCCGTCCGTGTGACCCGGGACAGTCTGGGGCATTGGTATGCCTCGTTCGTCGTGCGGCGTGAGGTAAAAACCGTGCCGGTGGCCCAGGGGGGTGTCGGTATCGACTGGGGTGTGAGCACCACGGCCACAACCACCGACACCGAGTTCGACCTCCCCTTTCTGGGGCACCGGAAACGGTGTGCCGCGGAACTGGCGAAAGCGCAACGCCGCATGGCGCGGCGGCGCAGCGGCAAGCGTGGCCCCCAGTCCGGCGGTTACCAGCGGGCCGCGCGCGAGGTCGCGAAGCTGCACAAGAAAGCGGCGCGGCAAACCCGGCATGATTCGCGGGTGTGGGCCAAACGTGTTGTCGCCGAGCATGGGTTGATCGCGGTGGAGGATTTCCGGCCGAAGTTCCTGGCGAAGTCGACGATGGCGCGTAAAGCGGCGGATGCGGCGATCGGTGCTGCGTTGCGGGAGTTGATCGAGCGTGGTGTGCGGGCTGGCCGGAGGGTGGTGTTGGTTCAGCCCGCTTATACGTCGATGACGTGCAGCGACTGTTTCGCGAGAGCCAAGCGACTGGAACTGTGCGAGAGAACTTTCCGATGCCCCGACTGCGGCTTTACCGCGGGTCGGGATCGCAATGCTGCCAGGGTGATTCTGGTTGTGGCAGAACGCGGCCACAGCAGTGTTGAGGATGTGAGACAAGCGGGTCACCTCCCTCGGGTGGGTGGTTCGGTTGCGGTCTGA
- the narJ gene encoding nitrate reductase molybdenum cofactor assembly chaperone: protein MALLKVRRRPEPVARVSERDCRLVWRIAALLLDYPSEQMLATVDQIDDAATQLPDEVGAHLLEFVHHLRATPPITLAQQYVETFDMRRRSSMHLTFYAYGDTRKRGMALLRFKHAYRHAGVELGDEELPDHLPVLLEFAATVDPIGGERLLGEHLPVIELLRLSLADNGSPYSGVLAAVVATLPPLTTADRRRIAELAAQGPPDEEVGLDPFTMDPALLDGSEARR from the coding sequence ATGGCACTGCTGAAGGTGCGCCGCAGGCCGGAGCCCGTCGCTCGGGTATCCGAGCGGGATTGCCGTCTGGTGTGGCGGATAGCCGCCCTGCTGCTCGACTATCCGAGCGAGCAGATGCTGGCGACCGTCGACCAGATCGATGATGCCGCAACGCAATTGCCGGACGAGGTGGGTGCGCACCTGCTGGAATTCGTGCACCATCTGCGCGCCACCCCGCCGATCACGCTGGCCCAGCAGTACGTCGAAACCTTCGATATGCGACGGCGTTCCAGCATGCATCTGACGTTCTACGCCTACGGCGACACCCGCAAGCGCGGTATGGCACTGCTGCGTTTCAAACATGCCTACCGCCACGCCGGAGTCGAACTCGGCGACGAGGAGTTGCCCGACCACCTGCCGGTGCTGCTGGAATTCGCCGCCACGGTCGACCCGATCGGTGGTGAACGACTGCTCGGGGAGCACCTTCCGGTCATCGAACTGCTGCGACTTTCGTTGGCCGACAACGGTTCCCCGTACTCCGGGGTACTGGCCGCCGTGGTCGCCACCCTGCCCCCGCTGACCACCGCCGACCGCCGCCGGATCGCCGAACTCGCCGCGCAGGGACCGCCCGATGAGGAGGTCGGCCTCGACCCCTTCACCATGGATCCCGCCCTCCTCGACGGATCGGAAGCCCGCCGATGA
- a CDS encoding 1,2-dihydroxy-3-keto-5-methylthiopentene dioxygenase — protein sequence MTLLQIMAADNADKVLLRTTDDAVIGAELAARGITFDHWPVLDNAAETGSDELLAEYADRVAELNASGRYQHIDIARIHPDDANPEWPQIAKGAREKFLNEHRHAEDEVRFFAAGRGCFYLHLGDEVVAAVCEGGDLLSVPAGTLHWFDMGTRPDFIAIRFFEEADGWVGDFTGDHISEGFPTLDQLLTAP from the coding sequence ATGACGCTGTTGCAGATCATGGCCGCCGACAACGCCGACAAGGTGCTGCTGCGCACCACTGACGATGCGGTGATCGGTGCCGAATTAGCCGCCCGCGGAATCACTTTCGACCACTGGCCGGTGCTGGACAACGCGGCCGAGACGGGCTCGGACGAGCTGCTGGCCGAATACGCCGACCGGGTAGCCGAACTCAATGCCTCTGGCCGCTACCAGCATATCGATATCGCCCGCATCCACCCGGACGACGCGAATCCGGAGTGGCCGCAGATCGCCAAGGGCGCGCGGGAGAAGTTTCTCAACGAGCATCGGCACGCCGAGGACGAGGTGCGGTTCTTCGCGGCCGGGCGCGGCTGCTTCTACCTGCATCTCGGTGACGAGGTCGTGGCGGCGGTGTGCGAAGGCGGCGATCTGCTCTCGGTGCCCGCGGGCACGCTGCACTGGTTCGATATGGGCACCCGCCCCGACTTCATCGCCATCCGCTTCTTCGAGGAGGCGGACGGGTGGGTCGGCGATTTCACCGGTGACCACATCAGCGAAGGTTTCCCGACCCTCGACCAACTGCTGACGGCACCGTGA
- a CDS encoding nitrate reductase subunit alpha, with the protein MVNSRTQASASSDSADQQSTDPGDALLRLGKYFHRGEVSADQRSLHQVGGRSADEFYRDRWSHDKVVRSTHGVNCTGSCSWKIYVKDGVITWESQQTDYPSVGADKPEYEPRGCPRGASFSWYTYSPARVRYPYVRGVLLELYREAKERLKDPVLAWESIVEDPAKAERYKSSRGKGGFVRAEWWEAAEIAAAAHVHTIKKYGPDRVAGFSPIPAMSMVSHAVGARFISLLGGSMLSFYDWYADLPVASPQVFGDQTDVPESADWFDASYLIMWGSNVPVTRTPDAHYMTEARYRGQKVVVVSPDYADNTKFADEWVPARPGTDAALAMSMGHVILKEFFVDRATPRFLDYVKRYTDLPFLVCLDDPQGWDANGQYHHDGALPGKFLTAADLGHTDETAEHKMVLLDAAGNPVVPNGSLGHRFTAGDAGKWNLDLEGVDPLLTLHDRADQRPVAVQLPRFDTDAAGVLVRGVPTITIAGKRVTTVFDLLLAQYGVGRDGLPGNWPTGYDDASEPYTPAWQETITGVPAVQARRIAREFADNADKSGGRSMILMGAGTNHWFHSDQIYRSFFTLTLLTGCQGVNGGGWAHYVGQEKCRPVTGWSTLAFGLDWQRPPRQMQGTVFWYLSNDQWRYDPFTAQSFASPLGNGNFTGRTAADNIALASRLGWMPSYPTFDRNPLDLADEAEQAGKSAPEHVVDGLKSGDLRFACEDPDAPENFPRCLTVWRANLLGSSGKGNEYFHKHLLGADSNLQTTDVAGVRPQELVWREDAPTGKLDLLLSLDFRMTSTTLFSDIVLPAATWYEKHDLSSTDMHPFVHAFSPAISPPWEAKTDFEAFHRIARGFSWMAEKHLGKRKDIVAVPLQHDSPDALAQAGGRVLDWKAGECEPIPGKTMPKLVVVERDYPKLAEKMAALGPLIETLGVTTKGVTTHPDQEVAYLAGVNGTVVSGVAQGRPSLAKDTHAAEAILALSGTTNGRLAVQGFEALERRTGTKLADLAAEHEGKRITFADTQARPVPVITSPEWSGSETGGRRYSPFTINTERLKPWHTLTGRQHFYLDHDWMAELGEQLPIFRPPLDMSALFSEPGVGSVGDNGVTVRYLTPHSKWSIHSAYQDNLHMLTLSRGGQSIWMSDRDAAKIGVADNDWIEAVNRNGVVVARAIVSHRMPEGTVFMYHAQDRAVDVPRIEGAPGGFDWGAPDKQPGKGKRGGIHNALTRIMIKPSHLIGGYAQQSFALNYHGPTGNQRDEVTTIRRRSQEVEY; encoded by the coding sequence GTGGTTAATTCGCGCACTCAGGCTTCCGCGTCCTCCGATTCGGCCGATCAGCAATCCACCGACCCGGGCGACGCACTGCTGCGCCTCGGGAAATACTTCCACCGAGGCGAGGTTTCGGCGGATCAGCGCAGCCTGCATCAGGTCGGCGGGCGCAGCGCCGACGAGTTCTACCGGGATCGCTGGTCGCACGACAAGGTGGTGCGATCCACGCACGGGGTCAACTGCACCGGCTCGTGCTCCTGGAAGATCTACGTCAAGGACGGCGTGATCACCTGGGAGTCCCAGCAGACGGACTATCCCTCGGTCGGCGCGGACAAGCCCGAATACGAGCCGCGCGGATGCCCGCGCGGTGCGTCGTTCTCCTGGTACACCTACTCCCCTGCGCGGGTGCGTTATCCGTATGTGCGCGGCGTGCTGCTCGAGCTGTACCGGGAGGCGAAGGAGCGGCTCAAGGACCCGGTGCTGGCCTGGGAATCGATTGTCGAAGATCCGGCGAAGGCCGAGCGCTACAAGTCTTCTCGCGGCAAAGGCGGGTTCGTGCGCGCGGAGTGGTGGGAGGCCGCCGAGATCGCCGCCGCCGCACACGTGCACACGATCAAGAAGTACGGGCCCGACCGGGTGGCCGGATTCTCGCCGATCCCAGCCATGTCGATGGTCAGCCATGCCGTTGGGGCACGGTTCATTTCGCTGCTCGGCGGCTCGATGCTGTCGTTCTACGACTGGTACGCCGACCTGCCGGTGGCCTCACCGCAGGTCTTCGGCGATCAGACCGATGTGCCGGAGTCGGCCGACTGGTTCGACGCGAGCTACCTCATCATGTGGGGCTCGAACGTCCCGGTGACCCGAACCCCGGACGCGCACTACATGACCGAGGCGCGGTACCGCGGCCAGAAGGTCGTCGTGGTGTCCCCCGACTACGCGGACAACACCAAATTCGCCGATGAATGGGTGCCGGCGCGACCGGGAACCGATGCGGCCCTTGCCATGTCGATGGGCCACGTGATCCTGAAGGAATTCTTCGTCGACCGCGCCACACCCCGGTTCCTCGACTACGTCAAGCGCTACACCGACCTGCCGTTCCTGGTGTGCCTCGACGATCCGCAGGGCTGGGACGCCAACGGCCAGTACCACCACGACGGTGCGCTGCCCGGCAAATTCCTCACCGCCGCCGACCTCGGCCACACCGACGAGACCGCCGAGCACAAGATGGTGCTGCTCGATGCCGCGGGTAATCCGGTGGTGCCCAACGGTTCTCTCGGACACCGCTTCACCGCGGGCGACGCGGGCAAGTGGAATCTGGACCTCGAGGGCGTCGATCCCCTACTGACGCTGCACGATCGGGCCGACCAACGCCCGGTCGCGGTGCAGCTGCCGCGATTCGACACCGATGCCGCGGGCGTGCTGGTGCGCGGTGTACCGACCATCACCATCGCGGGCAAACGGGTCACCACGGTCTTCGACCTGCTGCTCGCACAGTACGGCGTGGGCCGCGACGGGCTGCCCGGGAACTGGCCGACCGGCTACGACGACGCGTCCGAGCCCTACACCCCGGCCTGGCAGGAGACCATTACCGGCGTACCCGCCGTGCAGGCGCGACGGATCGCGCGCGAATTCGCCGATAACGCCGATAAATCCGGTGGCCGGTCGATGATCCTGATGGGCGCGGGCACCAACCACTGGTTCCACTCCGACCAGATCTACCGCTCCTTCTTCACCCTGACCCTGCTCACCGGCTGCCAAGGCGTGAACGGCGGCGGCTGGGCGCATTACGTGGGCCAGGAGAAGTGCCGACCGGTAACCGGTTGGTCGACACTGGCTTTCGGGTTGGACTGGCAGCGCCCGCCGCGCCAGATGCAGGGCACCGTGTTCTGGTACCTCAGCAACGACCAGTGGCGTTACGACCCGTTCACCGCGCAGTCCTTCGCTTCCCCCCTGGGCAACGGGAACTTCACGGGGCGCACCGCGGCCGACAATATCGCGCTGGCCAGTCGCCTCGGCTGGATGCCGAGTTATCCGACCTTCGACCGCAATCCGCTGGATCTGGCGGACGAGGCCGAGCAGGCGGGCAAGAGCGCACCCGAGCATGTCGTGGACGGGTTGAAGTCCGGGGACCTGCGTTTCGCCTGTGAGGATCCCGATGCGCCGGAGAACTTTCCGCGCTGCCTGACCGTGTGGCGGGCCAATCTGCTCGGCTCCTCCGGTAAGGGCAACGAGTACTTCCACAAACATCTGCTCGGCGCGGACTCCAATCTGCAGACCACCGATGTCGCGGGTGTGCGGCCGCAGGAGCTGGTCTGGCGCGAGGACGCGCCGACCGGGAAGCTGGATCTGCTGCTGTCACTGGACTTCCGGATGACCAGCACCACGCTGTTCTCCGATATCGTGCTGCCCGCCGCCACCTGGTACGAGAAGCACGATCTGTCCTCCACCGATATGCACCCGTTCGTGCACGCCTTCTCGCCCGCCATCTCCCCGCCGTGGGAGGCCAAGACCGACTTCGAGGCATTCCACCGGATCGCGCGCGGGTTCTCCTGGATGGCCGAGAAGCATCTCGGCAAGCGCAAGGACATCGTTGCCGTACCGCTGCAACATGATTCGCCCGATGCGCTGGCGCAGGCGGGCGGCCGGGTGCTCGACTGGAAAGCCGGTGAGTGCGAACCGATTCCGGGCAAGACCATGCCGAAGCTGGTCGTGGTGGAGCGGGACTACCCCAAGCTCGCGGAGAAGATGGCCGCGCTCGGACCGCTGATCGAGACGCTCGGCGTCACCACCAAGGGCGTCACCACCCATCCCGACCAAGAGGTGGCCTATCTCGCCGGGGTGAACGGCACCGTGGTTTCCGGCGTGGCACAGGGACGTCCGTCGCTGGCCAAGGACACCCATGCGGCCGAGGCGATCCTCGCGCTGTCGGGCACCACCAACGGCAGGCTCGCGGTCCAGGGCTTCGAGGCGCTGGAACGGCGCACCGGCACCAAACTCGCCGATCTGGCCGCCGAGCACGAGGGCAAGCGCATCACCTTCGCCGACACCCAGGCCCGGCCGGTACCGGTGATCACCTCACCGGAATGGTCGGGCAGCGAGACCGGCGGGCGGCGGTATTCGCCGTTCACCATCAATACCGAGCGACTCAAGCCCTGGCACACCCTAACCGGGCGCCAGCACTTCTACCTCGATCACGACTGGATGGCCGAACTCGGCGAGCAGCTGCCGATCTTCCGGCCGCCGCTCGATATGAGCGCGCTGTTCAGTGAGCCAGGGGTGGGGTCCGTCGGTGACAACGGCGTCACCGTTCGGTACCTGACCCCGCATTCGAAATGGTCGATCCACTCGGCCTACCAGGACAACCTGCACATGTTGACGCTCTCGCGTGGTGGACAGTCGATCTGGATGTCGGATAGGGACGCCGCGAAGATCGGTGTGGCGGACAACGATTGGATCGAGGCGGTCAACCGCAACGGTGTCGTCGTCGCACGCGCCATCGTCAGCCACCGGATGCCCGAGGGCACGGTGTTCATGTACCACGCCCAGGACCGGGCGGTGGATGTGCCGCGTATCGAGGGCGCGCCCGGCGGATTCGATTGGGGCGCACCGGATAAGCAGCCCGGCAAGGGTAAGCGCGGCGGTATCCACAACGCGCTTACCCGCATCATGATCAAGCCGTCGCATCTCATCGGCGGCTACGCGCAGCAGTCCTTCGCACTGAACTACCACGGGCCCACCGGAAATCAGCGCGACGAAGTGACGACGATTCGTCGGCGCTCGCAAGAAGTGGAGTACTGA
- the mtnA gene encoding S-methyl-5-thioribose-1-phosphate isomerase: MDDSSLIWDDGALVTIDQRELPHEVRELRLTTVDEIIDAIKTLAIRGAPAIGIAGAFGVVIATAAQTTDGVVDVARAEAEAQRIADARPTAVNLAWAVRRVVTKVPLGADAVLAETLAMLAEDGRVNRAAATHAADLVQQLCADRPLRVLTHCNTGRLATSAFGTAIGALRVLSERGAIENVLVDETRPLLQGARLTAWELAEAGIPHRLTIDSAASWAMATGQVDCVLVGADRVTANGDVANKIGTYGLAIAARHHGIPFIVVAPESTRDPNMATGADIVVEQRAATEVTGFGGVTTAPVGTEAFNPAFDVTPAELVTAVVTELGVVHRAGDATAAAPNGQPAEADSDDSDRAAIAGTARELYRRGWMPGTAGNISVRTGETAVITGSGLSKGELTARDMVTVRITDSTPLPNQQRKPSAETTIHTAVYRTTDAAAVVHIHPPYATSVSTRSGSPDAVTTLRITDFELIKGLVAKEPDGSYPRTLDLPVFPNWPDVARIGADIERYLNENPTAPPVLGIAGHGITTWGDNLSQARNRAECLEALCELVARTGRRQAFAPRNPNEILEIGLTS; this comes from the coding sequence ATGGACGACAGTTCCCTGATCTGGGACGACGGTGCGCTGGTCACCATCGACCAGCGTGAACTGCCGCATGAAGTGCGCGAGCTGCGGCTCACCACGGTCGACGAGATCATCGACGCGATCAAGACGCTGGCCATCCGTGGCGCGCCCGCGATCGGCATCGCGGGTGCGTTCGGCGTGGTCATCGCCACCGCCGCGCAGACCACCGACGGTGTCGTCGACGTGGCGCGAGCCGAGGCCGAGGCCCAGCGGATCGCCGACGCCCGGCCTACCGCGGTCAATCTGGCCTGGGCAGTGCGCCGGGTGGTGACCAAGGTGCCATTGGGCGCGGACGCGGTGCTCGCCGAGACCTTGGCGATGCTGGCCGAGGACGGCCGCGTCAACCGGGCTGCCGCTACCCATGCCGCCGATCTCGTGCAGCAACTCTGCGCGGACCGGCCGCTGCGGGTACTGACCCACTGCAATACGGGTCGGCTGGCGACCAGTGCCTTCGGCACCGCGATCGGGGCGCTGCGGGTGCTGTCCGAGCGCGGGGCGATCGAGAACGTCCTGGTCGACGAGACCCGCCCGCTGCTGCAGGGCGCGCGGCTGACGGCCTGGGAGCTGGCCGAGGCGGGCATCCCGCACCGGCTCACCATCGATTCGGCTGCCTCCTGGGCGATGGCGACCGGTCAGGTCGACTGTGTGCTGGTCGGCGCGGACCGCGTGACGGCCAATGGCGATGTCGCGAACAAGATCGGCACCTACGGGCTCGCGATCGCGGCCCGCCACCACGGCATTCCGTTCATCGTGGTGGCGCCGGAGTCGACGCGGGATCCGAATATGGCGACCGGCGCGGACATCGTGGTCGAACAGCGGGCCGCCACCGAGGTGACCGGATTCGGTGGCGTCACAACGGCTCCCGTCGGCACCGAGGCCTTCAACCCGGCCTTCGATGTGACGCCCGCCGAGTTGGTGACCGCCGTGGTGACCGAACTCGGTGTGGTGCATCGCGCGGGCGACGCCACCGCCGCGGCTCCCAACGGCCAACCGGCCGAGGCCGATTCGGACGACTCCGACCGCGCCGCGATCGCGGGTACCGCGCGCGAACTCTACCGACGCGGCTGGATGCCGGGCACGGCGGGCAATATCTCGGTGCGGACCGGCGAAACCGCGGTGATCACCGGCAGCGGGCTGTCCAAGGGCGAATTGACCGCGCGCGATATGGTCACCGTCCGCATCACCGACTCCACGCCGTTGCCGAACCAACAGCGCAAACCCTCGGCGGAGACCACGATTCACACCGCGGTCTACCGCACCACCGACGCCGCGGCCGTCGTACACATCCATCCGCCGTACGCCACGAGCGTCTCGACGCGTTCCGGCTCCCCCGACGCGGTGACCACCCTGCGGATCACCGACTTCGAACTCATCAAGGGGCTGGTCGCCAAGGAACCCGACGGCAGCTATCCCCGTACCCTCGACCTCCCGGTCTTCCCCAACTGGCCCGACGTCGCGCGCATCGGCGCGGATATCGAGCGATACCTGAACGAGAATCCCACCGCGCCACCGGTATTGGGCATCGCGGGCCACGGCATCACGACCTGGGGGGACAATCTTTCCCAGGCACGTAACCGCGCCGAATGCCTCGAAGCCCTGTGTGAGCTGGTGGCCCGCACCGGTCGACGGCAGGCGTTCGCCCCGCGCAATCCGAACGAGATACTCGAGATTGGACTCACCTCTTAA
- the narH gene encoding nitrate reductase subunit beta: protein MRVMAQMAMVMNLDKCIGCHTCSVTCKQAWTNRGGTEYMWFNNVETRPGQGYPRQYQDQEKWKGGWRLNKRGKLTLKSGSRLKRLLNIFANPDLPTISDYYEPWSYDYDNLLSAPAMDTSPVARPKSLITGQDTKITWGANWDDDLGSGPEQVGKDPVLAKLSDQVKLEFEQTFMFYLPRICEHCLNPSCVASCPSGAIYKRSEDGIVLVDQDKCRGWRQCVSGCPYKKIYFNHKTGKAEKCTFCYPRVEVGIPTVCSETCVGRLRYIGVMLYDADAVQAAASVTDTKDLYPSQLGVFLNPHDPRVIAEAERAGISPEWIEAAQNSPVYKLIVDYQIALPLHPEYRTMPMVWYVPPLSPVVDVLSETGHDAEDAANLFGAIDALRIPIEYLAELFTAGEIGPVRASLQRLAAMRSFMRSVNLGIEPDPSIAPSVRLEPEEIEAMYRLLAIAKYEHRYVIPQGATSQAHELDSLATGCSLDTDGGPGMTAFDTMVEKFHLTDANDAAPEEKSTRVNLLNWDGRSTEGLLPAATNGNGHGSNGTNGSAKNGAVTNGSTAVTNGSATPTPTGATQ from the coding sequence ATGCGTGTCATGGCACAGATGGCCATGGTGATGAACCTGGACAAGTGTATCGGCTGCCACACCTGCAGCGTCACCTGCAAGCAGGCGTGGACCAACCGCGGTGGCACCGAGTACATGTGGTTCAACAACGTGGAAACCCGTCCCGGACAAGGCTATCCGCGGCAGTACCAGGACCAGGAGAAGTGGAAGGGTGGCTGGCGGCTGAACAAGCGCGGCAAGCTGACCCTGAAGTCCGGTTCGCGGCTGAAGCGGCTACTCAATATCTTCGCCAATCCCGACCTGCCGACGATCTCGGACTACTACGAGCCGTGGAGCTACGACTACGACAACCTGCTGTCCGCCCCCGCGATGGACACCAGCCCGGTCGCCCGGCCGAAATCATTGATCACCGGCCAGGATACGAAGATCACCTGGGGCGCCAACTGGGACGACGACCTCGGTTCCGGGCCCGAGCAGGTCGGCAAGGATCCGGTGCTGGCCAAACTCTCCGATCAGGTGAAGCTGGAGTTCGAACAGACCTTCATGTTCTACCTGCCGCGGATCTGCGAGCACTGCCTCAACCCGTCGTGCGTCGCGTCGTGCCCATCGGGTGCGATCTACAAGCGGTCCGAGGACGGCATCGTGCTCGTCGACCAGGACAAATGCCGCGGCTGGCGGCAATGCGTGAGCGGCTGCCCGTACAAGAAGATCTACTTCAACCACAAGACGGGTAAGGCGGAGAAGTGCACGTTCTGCTATCCGCGCGTGGAGGTCGGCATCCCGACGGTCTGTTCGGAGACCTGCGTCGGGCGGCTGCGCTACATCGGCGTCATGCTGTACGACGCGGATGCCGTACAGGCGGCGGCCTCGGTCACCGACACCAAGGATCTGTACCCCTCCCAGCTCGGGGTGTTCCTCAATCCGCATGATCCGCGGGTGATCGCGGAGGCCGAGCGGGCCGGGATCTCGCCGGAATGGATCGAGGCCGCGCAGAATTCGCCGGTCTACAAGCTGATCGTCGACTACCAGATCGCGCTGCCGCTGCATCCGGAATACCGCACCATGCCGATGGTTTGGTACGTGCCGCCGCTGTCGCCGGTGGTCGATGTGCTCTCCGAGACCGGGCACGACGCGGAGGACGCCGCGAATCTGTTCGGCGCGATCGACGCACTGCGCATTCCGATCGAGTACCTGGCCGAACTGTTCACCGCCGGTGAGATCGGACCAGTGCGCGCGTCACTACAACGACTGGCGGCGATGCGGTCGTTCATGCGGTCGGTGAATCTCGGTATCGAGCCGGATCCTTCGATCGCGCCGTCGGTGCGATTGGAGCCCGAGGAGATCGAGGCGATGTACCGGCTGCTCGCCATCGCGAAATACGAACACCGGTACGTGATTCCGCAAGGCGCGACTTCCCAGGCGCACGAACTAGATTCGCTCGCCACCGGGTGCAGCCTCGATACCGATGGCGGACCCGGTATGACGGCATTCGACACGATGGTCGAGAAGTTTCATCTCACCGATGCCAATGATGCCGCGCCGGAGGAGAAGTCGACGCGGGTCAACCTGTTGAACTGGGACGGGCGCAGTACCGAAGGTTTGCTGCCCGCCGCCACCAATGGCAATGGGCACGGCTCGAACGGGACCAATGGTTCGGCGAAAAACGGTGCGGTCACGAATGGTTCGACAGCGGTGACGAACGGTTCGGCAACACCGACGCCGACCGGAGCAACCCAGTGA
- the mtnC gene encoding acireductone synthase, whose protein sequence is MIAAVVIDIEGTTSPTSAVREDLYGYTRARLPEWLAENRTDAAAPIIAATRELAARPDADTDEIAAILRDWLGADVKAEPLKAAQGIICAEGFHNGALHGEFFPDVAPALTAWHAAGLTLYIYSSGSVRNQQDWFTYARGGELASLISGYFDLSSAGPKREPASYEKIASAIGTPTDRILFLSDHPDELDAAVTAGWSVTGVHRPGEPNPARPPHRWIASFAELTLP, encoded by the coding sequence GTGATCGCCGCCGTCGTCATCGATATCGAGGGCACCACCAGCCCGACCAGCGCGGTGCGCGAGGACCTGTACGGCTACACCCGCGCGCGCCTGCCCGAATGGCTGGCCGAAAACCGTACGGACGCGGCCGCTCCCATCATCGCGGCCACCCGGGAGCTCGCCGCGCGCCCCGACGCAGACACCGACGAGATCGCGGCGATCCTGCGTGACTGGCTCGGTGCCGATGTGAAGGCCGAGCCACTCAAGGCCGCCCAGGGCATCATCTGCGCCGAGGGCTTCCACAACGGCGCACTGCACGGCGAATTCTTCCCGGATGTCGCGCCCGCGCTCACCGCCTGGCATGCGGCGGGGTTGACCCTCTACATCTACTCCTCGGGATCGGTACGCAACCAACAGGATTGGTTCACCTACGCCCGCGGAGGCGAATTGGCCTCGCTCATCAGCGGCTACTTCGATCTGTCGAGTGCAGGCCCGAAACGCGAACCCGCGTCGTACGAGAAGATCGCGAGCGCGATCGGCACGCCCACCGACCGCATCCTGTTCCTGTCCGACCATCCGGACGAACTCGACGCCGCGGTCACGGCGGGGTGGTCCGTCACCGGTGTCCACCGGCCCGGCGAACCCAATCCCGCACGGCCGCCGCACCGTTGGATCGCGTCATTTGCCGAGCTGACGCTGCCCTGA